A region from the Lysobacter sp. BMK333-48F3 genome encodes:
- the hslV gene encoding ATP-dependent protease subunit HslV, translated as MDPSQNPNVFHATTIVSVRRDGRVAVAGDGQVTLGHTVMKGNARKVRRLGREGQVLAGFAGAAADAFTLFELFEAKLEKHGQLTRAAVELAKDWRTERRLGKLEALLAVADKETSLIISGTGDVIEPEDGIIAIGSGGMYALSAARALIAHTQLDARTIATEAIGIAGDVCIYTNRNVVVEEL; from the coding sequence ATGGACCCCAGCCAGAATCCCAACGTTTTCCACGCCACCACCATCGTCTCGGTCCGCCGCGACGGCCGCGTCGCCGTCGCCGGCGACGGCCAGGTCACGCTCGGCCACACGGTGATGAAGGGCAACGCCCGCAAGGTGCGCCGGCTCGGCCGCGAAGGCCAGGTGCTCGCCGGTTTCGCCGGCGCCGCCGCCGATGCCTTCACCCTGTTCGAACTGTTCGAGGCCAAACTCGAGAAGCACGGCCAGTTGACCCGCGCCGCCGTGGAGCTGGCCAAGGATTGGCGCACCGAGCGTCGCCTGGGCAAGCTCGAAGCGCTGCTCGCGGTCGCCGACAAGGAAACCTCGCTGATCATCAGCGGCACCGGCGATGTGATCGAGCCCGAAGACGGCATCATCGCGATCGGCTCCGGCGGCATGTACGCCCTGTCCGCCGCGCGCGCGCTGATCGCCCACACCCAGCTCGATGCCCGCACCATCGCCACCGAAGCCATCGGCATCGCCGGCGACGTGTGCATCTATACGAATCGCAACGTGGTGGTCGAGGAGCTGTAA
- the xerC gene encoding tyrosine recombinase XerC, with the protein MSVAAVEAFLAHLQVEKRMSAHTLDAYRRDLDALSQWSERQRGDEDVLTLQAEDLRGFIAAEHRRGLTPKSLQRRLSACRSFYGWQVKQGALAASPAAAIRAPKAPRKLPQVLDPDEAKALVEVPTDAPLGLRDRALLELFYSSGIRLSELCALRWRDLDLGEGLVTVLGKGNKQRSVPLGSYASAALREWRASNGAGNDAPVFPGRGGGPITPRAIQLRIRQLAQRQGLFKRVHPHLLRHSFASHILESSGDLRGVQELLGHADIATTQIYTHLDYQHLAKVYDAAHPRAKRKREE; encoded by the coding sequence GTGTCCGTCGCCGCCGTCGAAGCTTTCCTCGCCCATCTGCAGGTCGAGAAGCGCATGTCCGCGCATACCCTGGACGCTTACCGGCGCGATCTGGACGCACTGAGCCAGTGGAGCGAGCGCCAGCGCGGCGACGAGGACGTGCTGACGCTGCAGGCCGAGGACCTGCGCGGCTTCATCGCCGCCGAACATCGGCGCGGGCTGACCCCGAAGAGCCTGCAACGGCGCCTGTCGGCCTGCCGCAGCTTCTACGGCTGGCAGGTCAAGCAGGGCGCGCTGGCGGCCAGCCCGGCGGCGGCGATCCGCGCGCCCAAGGCGCCGCGCAAGCTGCCGCAGGTGCTGGACCCGGACGAGGCCAAGGCCCTGGTCGAGGTGCCGACCGACGCGCCGCTGGGCCTGCGCGACCGCGCCCTGCTGGAGCTGTTCTATTCCTCGGGCATCCGCCTCAGCGAGCTGTGCGCCTTGCGTTGGCGCGACCTCGACCTCGGCGAAGGCCTGGTCACCGTGCTCGGCAAGGGCAACAAGCAGCGCAGCGTGCCGCTGGGCTCGTACGCGTCGGCGGCGTTGCGCGAATGGCGCGCCTCCAACGGCGCCGGCAACGACGCGCCGGTGTTCCCCGGCCGCGGCGGCGGTCCGATCACGCCGCGCGCGATCCAACTGCGCATCCGCCAACTGGCGCAGCGCCAGGGCCTGTTCAAACGCGTGCACCCGCACTTGCTGCGGCATTCCTTCGCCAGCCACATCCTCGAATCCTCCGGCGACCTGCGCGGCGTGCAGGAGCTGCTCGGCCACGCCGACATCGCCACCACCCAGATCTACACCCATCTGGATTACCAGCATCTGGCCAAGGTCTACGACGCGGCGCATCCGCGGGCCAAGCGCAAGCGCGAGGAGTAA
- the hslU gene encoding ATP-dependent protease ATPase subunit HslU, with the protein MTPREIVQELDRHIVGQHSAKRAVAIALRNRWRRMQLADDLRNEVMPKNILMIGPTGVGKTEIARRLATLANAPFVKVEATRFTEVGYVGKDVEQIVRDLADTAVKLYREQAKARLRTQAEDRAEDRILDALLPKRVPGGFGFGSETPAQDTSAPDSDTRAKLRKQLRAGELDQREIEIETAVNLGVDIMAPPGMEEMGQQLRQMFSQVAGGKTHKKHLTIKAARPQLIEEEAAKLVNEDEIRQSAIEACEQHGIVFIDEIDKVAKRSEAGAVGGDVSREGVQRDLLPLVEGSTVSTKYGPVKTDHILFIASGAFHLAKPSDLIPELQGRFPIRVELGALSKDDFVRILTEPKAALTTQYVELLKTEGVELKFSADAVDRLAEIAAQVNERQENIGARRLHTVLERLLDTLSYEAPDRDGQAVTIDRAYVDQHLGELVQDPDLSRYIL; encoded by the coding sequence ATGACCCCGCGCGAGATCGTGCAGGAGCTGGACCGTCACATCGTCGGCCAGCATTCGGCCAAGCGCGCGGTCGCGATCGCGCTGCGCAACCGTTGGCGCCGGATGCAGCTCGCCGACGATCTGCGCAACGAGGTCATGCCCAAGAACATCCTCATGATCGGTCCGACCGGCGTCGGCAAGACCGAGATCGCGCGGCGCCTGGCGACGCTGGCCAACGCGCCCTTCGTCAAGGTCGAGGCGACCCGCTTCACCGAGGTCGGCTACGTCGGCAAGGACGTCGAGCAGATCGTGCGCGACCTGGCCGACACCGCGGTCAAGCTGTATCGCGAGCAGGCCAAGGCGCGTCTGCGCACCCAGGCCGAAGACCGCGCCGAGGACCGCATCCTCGACGCGCTGCTGCCCAAGCGGGTGCCGGGCGGCTTCGGCTTCGGTTCGGAGACCCCGGCCCAGGACACCAGCGCGCCCGACAGCGACACCCGCGCCAAGCTGCGCAAGCAACTGCGCGCCGGCGAACTGGACCAGCGCGAGATCGAGATCGAAACCGCGGTCAACCTCGGCGTCGACATCATGGCGCCGCCGGGCATGGAGGAGATGGGCCAGCAGTTGCGGCAGATGTTCTCCCAGGTCGCCGGCGGCAAGACCCACAAGAAGCATCTGACGATCAAGGCCGCGCGCCCGCAGCTGATCGAGGAAGAGGCGGCCAAGCTGGTCAACGAGGACGAGATCCGCCAGTCGGCGATCGAGGCCTGCGAACAGCACGGCATCGTCTTCATCGACGAGATCGACAAGGTCGCCAAGCGCAGCGAGGCCGGCGCGGTCGGCGGCGACGTCAGCCGCGAGGGCGTGCAGCGCGACCTGCTGCCGCTGGTCGAAGGCTCGACCGTCAGCACCAAGTACGGCCCGGTCAAGACCGACCACATCCTGTTCATCGCCTCCGGCGCGTTCCATCTGGCCAAGCCCAGCGACCTGATCCCGGAACTGCAGGGCCGCTTCCCGATCCGGGTCGAGCTCGGCGCGTTGAGCAAGGACGATTTCGTCCGCATCCTGACCGAGCCCAAGGCCGCGTTGACCACCCAGTACGTGGAGCTGCTCAAGACCGAAGGCGTCGAGCTGAAGTTCAGCGCCGACGCCGTCGATCGCCTCGCCGAGATCGCCGCGCAGGTCAACGAGCGTCAGGAAAACATCGGCGCGCGCCGCCTGCACACGGTGCTGGAGCGCCTGCTCGATACGCTGAGCTATGAAGCGCCGGACCGCGACGGCCAGGCGGTGACGATCGATCGCGCCTACGTCGATCAGCACCTGGGCGAGCTGGTGCAGGATCCGGATTTGAGCCGCTACATCCTCTGA
- a CDS encoding NAD-dependent epimerase/dehydratase family protein, with amino-acid sequence MDDPACASAPRTDAAPTKTALVVGANGFLAGYLIAALRRHGWRVLRGIRDTHRPLRADERRADLARMTSPQDWRDTLRGVDAVINAAGILRETGAQTFQAIHVDGPLALARACVDGGVPRFVQLSALGEPADGEFIASKHRFDEALLQLPLSAVALRPSVVYAASGSYGGTSLLRALAAFPGRHLLPGDGRWPLQPVAAEDLGEIAARAAGGAQRGVYEIGAPQPLSLREYQATWRRWLRIDGDATVAFPESLVSLQVAIGERLGRGPVGETMWRMLRRGNVTRPGAHARVRADFDHAPVALDEALAATPSQVQDRWQAQLYFLAPSLPVAIVALWLISAAAGWLTPAATIEAMVAGSPLAHWQPVALARVTAGLDAALALGLLFGWRPRLMLGLMGFSVLAYTLAFGALLPGQWLDPLGGLAKNLVLLPALAVAWVLAERR; translated from the coding sequence ATGGACGACCCTGCTTGCGCAAGCGCGCCACGGACCGACGCCGCTCCGACCAAGACCGCACTCGTCGTCGGCGCCAACGGCTTTCTCGCCGGTTACCTGATCGCCGCCCTGCGCCGCCACGGCTGGCGCGTGCTGCGCGGCATCCGCGATACCCACCGCCCGCTGCGCGCGGACGAACGCCGCGCCGATCTGGCGCGGATGACCTCGCCGCAGGACTGGCGCGACACCCTGCGCGGGGTCGATGCGGTGATCAACGCCGCCGGCATCCTGCGCGAGACCGGCGCGCAAACCTTCCAGGCCATCCACGTCGACGGCCCGCTGGCGCTGGCACGGGCCTGCGTCGACGGCGGGGTGCCGCGCTTCGTCCAGTTGTCCGCGCTCGGCGAGCCGGCCGACGGCGAGTTCATCGCCTCCAAGCACCGCTTCGACGAGGCCCTGCTGCAACTGCCGCTGAGCGCGGTGGCGCTGCGCCCGTCGGTGGTCTACGCGGCGTCCGGGTCTTATGGCGGCACCTCGCTGCTGCGCGCGCTGGCCGCGTTCCCGGGACGCCATCTGCTGCCCGGCGACGGGCGCTGGCCGCTGCAGCCGGTCGCAGCCGAAGACCTGGGCGAGATCGCCGCGCGCGCCGCCGGCGGAGCCCAGCGCGGCGTGTACGAGATCGGCGCGCCGCAGCCCCTGAGCCTGCGCGAGTATCAGGCGACCTGGCGGCGCTGGCTGCGCATCGACGGCGACGCTACGGTCGCGTTTCCCGAGTCGCTGGTGAGCCTGCAGGTGGCGATCGGCGAGCGGCTCGGCCGCGGGCCGGTCGGCGAGACCATGTGGCGCATGCTCCGCCGCGGCAACGTCACCCGGCCCGGTGCGCATGCGCGGGTGCGGGCCGATTTCGATCATGCGCCGGTCGCCCTGGACGAGGCGCTGGCGGCGACGCCGAGCCAGGTCCAGGACCGCTGGCAGGCGCAGCTGTATTTTCTGGCGCCGAGCTTGCCCGTCGCGATCGTCGCGCTGTGGCTGATCTCGGCCGCGGCCGGCTGGCTGACCCCGGCGGCGACGATCGAGGCGATGGTCGCCGGTTCGCCGCTGGCGCATTGGCAGCCGGTGGCGCTGGCGCGCGTCACCGCCGGCCTGGACGCCGCGCTGGCGCTGGGCCTGCTGTTCGGCTGGCGGCCGCGGCTGATGTTGGGATTGATGGGGTTCAGCGTGCTCGCCTACACCCTGGCGTTCGGCGCGCTGTTGCCGGGGCAGTGGCTGGACCCGCTCGGCGGGCTGGCCAAGAACCTGGTCCTGCTGCCGGCGCTGGCGGTGGCCTGGGTGCTGGCGGAGCGGAGATAA
- a CDS encoding GNAT family N-acetyltransferase → MPAAPVPLSIRAYQLSDWPRLCQIHDRARLDELQRSAGVAAFRSLARTAHSEGLFDGRLDVAEVDGVVRGFVAFQPKSLNWLYVDPDSYRQGVGRALLRHAIACSGPVISTQALEGNEPAIALYRSEGFVELERRPGRLAGSDEFPAVGVILERRVRG, encoded by the coding sequence ATGCCCGCCGCCCCCGTTCCGCTGTCGATCCGCGCCTACCAGCTCAGCGACTGGCCGCGCCTGTGCCAGATCCACGACCGCGCGCGCCTGGACGAACTGCAGCGCAGCGCCGGCGTCGCCGCGTTCCGCAGCCTGGCGCGCACCGCGCACAGCGAGGGCCTGTTCGACGGCCGCCTCGACGTGGCCGAGGTCGACGGCGTGGTGCGCGGCTTCGTCGCCTTCCAGCCCAAGTCGCTCAACTGGCTGTACGTGGACCCCGACAGCTACCGCCAGGGCGTCGGCCGCGCGCTGCTGCGCCACGCCATCGCCTGCTCCGGCCCGGTGATCTCGACCCAGGCGCTGGAAGGCAACGAACCGGCGATCGCGTTATACCGCTCGGAAGGCTTCGTCGAACTCGAACGGCGGCCGGGGCGGTTGGCGGGCAGCGACGAGTTTCCGGCGGTGGGGGTGATCTTGGAGCGGCGGGTTCGGGGGTGA
- a CDS encoding DUF2269 domain-containing protein → MIYLWVKWIHILSSTLLFGTGLGIAFFFWIAHRRGDPKVIAETARTVVIADACFTAPAVVVQFGTGLWLMHLLGMPPTVFWLKTALILFFVVGACWLPVLWLQARARRLAAQAAAEQAPLPASYRRTMLWWFWLGWPAFLSVIAIFWLMVVKPTAAV, encoded by the coding sequence ATGATCTATCTGTGGGTGAAGTGGATCCACATCCTGTCCTCGACCCTGCTGTTCGGCACCGGCCTGGGCATCGCCTTCTTCTTCTGGATCGCGCACCGCCGCGGCGATCCCAAGGTCATCGCCGAAACCGCGCGCACCGTGGTCATCGCCGACGCCTGCTTCACCGCGCCGGCGGTGGTGGTGCAGTTCGGCACCGGGTTGTGGCTGATGCACCTGCTGGGCATGCCGCCGACGGTGTTCTGGCTCAAGACCGCGCTGATCCTGTTCTTCGTGGTCGGCGCCTGCTGGTTGCCGGTGCTGTGGCTGCAGGCGCGCGCGCGGCGGCTGGCGGCGCAGGCCGCGGCCGAGCAAGCGCCGTTGCCGGCGAGCTACCGCCGCACGATGTTGTGGTGGTTCTGGCTGGGGTGGCCGGCGTTCCTGAGCGTGATCGCGATTTTCTGGCTGATGGTGGTCAAGCCAACCGCAGCGGTGTAG